The following are from one region of the Marinomonas sp. CT5 genome:
- a CDS encoding fumarylacetoacetate hydrolase family protein encodes MSIKLTTKNTLPVDADQATLIGRVWSPGNPSGPSLVVIRENSVFDISTHFATLSEFLENDHPVEQLNAVKGKFLCSLEDLLDNTHDSANTDQAYLLAPADLQVIKAAGVTFASSMIERVIEEQAGGNPSKAEAIRTLVEGVIGDNLSSVEPGSEKAIQLKELLIEKGMWSQYLEVGIGPDAEIFTKAPVLSAIGSGKSIGIHPKSEWNNPEPEIVLAVNSKGKIQGATLGNDVNLRDFEGRSALLLSKAKDNNASCAIGPFIRLFDENFTLEDIHTCEVTLQVKGTDGYTLEGLSSMIKISRSPLDLVNQTINENHQYPDGFLLFLGTLFSPTQDRDHTGAGFTHKLGDTVIINSPKLGTLHNTVTYSSNAKPWEFGINSLINNLTHRGLLKAKNNVVSE; translated from the coding sequence ATGTCGATCAAACTTACAACGAAAAATACTCTACCAGTCGATGCAGACCAAGCGACTCTTATTGGCCGCGTTTGGTCTCCAGGTAATCCATCAGGACCCTCACTTGTTGTCATTCGTGAAAACAGTGTTTTTGATATATCTACACACTTTGCCACCCTAAGCGAATTCCTAGAAAACGATCACCCTGTAGAACAACTTAACGCTGTCAAAGGAAAATTCCTATGCAGCCTAGAGGATCTACTGGACAATACCCATGATTCAGCCAACACAGATCAGGCCTATTTACTTGCCCCAGCCGATCTTCAAGTTATTAAAGCGGCAGGAGTCACATTTGCTTCAAGCATGATTGAACGAGTCATTGAAGAACAAGCAGGAGGAAACCCTTCAAAGGCTGAAGCGATCCGAACCTTAGTAGAAGGTGTGATTGGCGATAACCTAAGCTCTGTTGAGCCAGGCTCAGAAAAAGCCATTCAGTTAAAAGAACTGTTAATCGAGAAAGGGATGTGGTCACAATATCTAGAAGTGGGTATTGGTCCAGATGCTGAGATTTTCACAAAGGCCCCTGTTTTATCGGCTATCGGAAGCGGAAAATCCATTGGTATTCACCCTAAATCTGAATGGAATAACCCTGAACCTGAAATCGTTTTAGCGGTAAACAGCAAAGGGAAAATTCAAGGTGCAACCTTAGGCAACGATGTTAATTTACGTGATTTCGAAGGACGTAGTGCCCTGCTACTTAGCAAAGCAAAAGACAACAACGCCTCTTGTGCCATTGGTCCTTTTATTCGATTATTTGACGAGAACTTCACCTTAGAAGATATACATACTTGTGAAGTCACTCTGCAAGTAAAAGGCACCGACGGTTACACCTTAGAAGGGCTGTCTTCTATGATAAAAATCAGTCGTAGTCCCTTAGACCTTGTTAACCAAACGATTAACGAAAACCACCAGTATCCAGATGGCTTTCTGTTATTTCTAGGAACGCTCTTCTCACCAACTCAAGACCGTGATCATACTGGCGCAGGCTTTACGCATAAGCTAGGTGACACCGTTATTATTAACAGCCCAAAACTTGGCACGCTACATAACACAGTCACATACAGTAGCAATGCAAAGCCATGGGAGTTTGGAATCAACTCGCTGATCAATAATTTGACTCACCGCGGTTTATTAAAAGCTAAAAATAACGTTGTCAGTGAATAA